One segment of Dama dama isolate Ldn47 chromosome 15, ASM3311817v1, whole genome shotgun sequence DNA contains the following:
- the LOC133070152 gene encoding collectin-46-like isoform X2, with the protein MLLLPLSVLLLLTEPWRSLGAEMKVYSQKTLANGCTLVACSPPEGGLPGHDGQDGREDPRREKGDPGSPEPAGQAGMPGPAGPIGPKGDNGSAGEPGPKRDPGPPGPAGAISPQRPSGAMVLPGLKWDRGDLGEKGAKGETAVPGKEALETPTKVCGRE; encoded by the exons ATGCTTCTCCTCCCACTCTCCGTGCTGCTCCTGCTCACAGAGCCCTGGAGATCCCTGGGAGCAGAAATGAAGGTCTACTCCCAGAAAACACTGGCCAATGGCTGTACCCTGGTTGCATGTAGCCCCCCGGAGGGTGGTTTGCCTGGTCATGATGGACAAGATGGGAGAGAAGACCCCCGCAGGGAGAAGGGAGATCCAG GTTCACCAGAACCTGCAGGACAAGCAGGAATGCCTGGACCAGCTGGCCCCATTGGGCCGAAAGGGGACAATGGCTCTGCTGGAGAACCTGGACCAAAGAGAGACCCTGGACCGCCTG GGCCTGCTGGAGCCATCAGTCCACAGAGACCTTCAGGTGCTATGGTCCTGCCAGGACTAAAGTGGGACAGAGGTGATCTTGGAGAAAAAGGAGCAAAGGGAGAGACTGCAGTCCCAGGTAAGGAAGCCCTGGAGACCCCCACCAAGGTGTGCGGTAGGGAGTAG
- the LOC133070152 gene encoding collectin-46-like isoform X1 codes for MLLLPLSVLLLLTEPWRSLGAEMKVYSQKTLANGCTLVACSPPEGGLPGHDGQDGREDPRREKGDPGSPEPAGQAGMPGPAGPIGPKGDNGSAGEPGPKRDPGPPGPPGMPGPAGREGSSGRQGSMGPPGTPGPKVKTGPKGPAGAISPQRPSGAMVLPGLKWDRGDLGEKGAKGETAVPVPGLEAADSS; via the exons ATGCTTCTCCTCCCACTCTCCGTGCTGCTCCTGCTCACAGAGCCCTGGAGATCCCTGGGAGCAGAAATGAAGGTCTACTCCCAGAAAACACTGGCCAATGGCTGTACCCTGGTTGCATGTAGCCCCCCGGAGGGTGGTTTGCCTGGTCATGATGGACAAGATGGGAGAGAAGACCCCCGCAGGGAGAAGGGAGATCCAG GTTCACCAGAACCTGCAGGACAAGCAGGAATGCCTGGACCAGCTGGCCCCATTGGGCCGAAAGGGGACAATGGCTCTGCTGGAGAACCTGGACCAAAGAGAGACCCTGGACCGCCTG GGCCTCCAGGCATGCCTGGTCCAGCTGGGAGAGAGGGCTCCTCAGGGAGGCAGGGGAGCATGGGACCTCCAGGCACACCAGGCCCCAAAGTAAAGACTGGGCCCAAAG GGCCTGCTGGAGCCATCAGTCCACAGAGACCTTCAGGTGCTATGGTCCTGCCAGGACTAAAGTGGGACAGAGGTGATCTTGGAGAAAAAGGAGCAAAGGGAGAGACTGCAGTCCCAG TACCTGGATTGGAGGCTGCAGACTCCAGTTGA
- the LOC133070151 gene encoding pulmonary surfactant-associated protein D — protein MLLLPLSMLLLLTQSWRSLGAEMKIYSQKTMANACTLVMCSPLEGGLPGRDGRDGREGPRGEKGDPGSSGPAGRAGMPGPAGPIGPKGDNGSAGEPGPKGDPGPPGPPGMPGPAGREGPSGRQGSMGPPGTPGPKGETGPKGGVGAPGKQGSPGPAGLKGERGAPGETGAPGRGGAAGPAGAIGPQGPSGARGPPGLKGDRGTPGERGAKGESGLTEVNVLRQRVGILEGQLQRLQNAFSQYKKAVLFPDGRSVGEKIFKTAGSKKTFQDARQICTQAGGQLPSPRSAAENEALTQLATAQNKSAFLSMTDTRKEGTFIYPTGEALVYSNWAPQEPNNDGGSENCVEIFPNGKWNDKLCGEQRLVICEF, from the exons AtgcttctcctccctctctccatgCTGCTCCTGCTCACACAGTCCTGGAGATCCCTGGGAGCAGAAATGAAGATCTATTCTCAGAAAACAATGGCCAACGCCTGTACCCTGGTTATGTGTAGCCCCCTGGAGGGTGGCTTGCCTGGTCGTGATGGACGAGATGGAAGAGAAGGCCCCCGGGGGGAGAAGGGAGATCCAG GTTCATCAGGACCTGCAGGACGAGCAGGAATGCCTGGACCAGCTGGCCCCATTGGGCCGAAAGGGGACAATGGCTCTGCTGGAGAACCCGGACCAAAGGGAGACCCTGGACCACCTG GGCCTCCAGGTATGCCTGGTCCAGCTGGGAGAGAGGGCCCCTCAGGGAGGCAGGGGAGCATGGGACCTCCAGGCACACCAGGCCCCAAAGGAGAGACTGGGCCCAAAG GAGGAGTGGGTGCCCCAGGCAAGCAGGGCTCCCCAGGCCCTGCAGGTCTCAAAGGAGAGAGAGGTGCCCCCGGGGAGACTGGAGCCCCTGGACGTGGTGGGGCGGCAG GGCCTGCTGGAGCCATAGGTCCACAGGGACCTTCAGGTGCCAGGGGCCCCCCAGGACTGAAGGGAGACAGAGGTACTCCTGGAGAAAGAGGAGCAAAGGGTGAGAGTGGGCTTACAG AGGTCAATGTTCTCAGGCAGCGGGTAGGAATCTTAGAGGGACAGCTACAACGCCTCCAGAATGCCTTCTCTCAGTATAAGAAAG CGGTGCTCTTCCCTGATGGCCGGAGTGTCGGGGAGAAGATCTTTAAGACAGCAGGCTCTAAGAAAACATTTCAGGATGCCCGGCAGATCTGCACACAGGCTGGAGGACAGTTGCCCTCTCCACGTTCTGCAGCTGAGAATGAGGCCCTGACTCAGCTGGCCACAGCCCAGAACAAGTCTGCTTTCCTAAGCATGACCGACACCAGGAAGGAGGGTACTTTCATCTACCCCACGGGGGAGGCCCTGGTCTATTCCAACTGGGCCCCCCAGGAGCCCAACAATGATGGCGGCTCAGAGAACTGTGTGGAGATCTTCCCCAATGGCAAGTGGAATGACAAGCTCTGTGGAGAGCAGCGCCTCGTGATCTGCGAGTTCTGA